Proteins encoded together in one Mobula hypostoma chromosome 9, sMobHyp1.1, whole genome shotgun sequence window:
- the LOC134351904 gene encoding hemoglobin subunit alpha-like — translation MVLSSHNKQVIEELGNHIKANAEAWGADALARLFELHPQTKTYFKKFNTYKASDPSVKKHGGVVMGALADAAHSVDNLSSHLEHLAKKHGEELLVDPHNFHLFADCIIVTLAIHLPGFTPATHCAVDKFLELVAHELSSKYR, via the exons ATGGTGCTCTCCAGCCACAACAAACAGGTTATAGAGGAACTGGGCAACCACATCAAGGCAAATGCTGAAGCTTGGGGTGCGGATGCTTTAGCCAG GCTGTTTGAGCTCCATCCTCAAACTAAGACATATTTCAAGAAATTCAATACCTACAAAGCCTCTGACCCATCTGTCAAAAAGCATGGTGGCGTGGTAATGGGAGCTTTGGCGGATGCAGCCCACAGCGTGGACAACCTGAGTAGTCACCTGGAACATCTGGCCAAGAAACATGGTGAAGAACTTCTTGTGGATCCTCATAACTTTCAT ctgtttgctgATTGTATCATAGTCACCCTGGCCATTCACTTGCCTGGGTTCACCCCTGCAACCCACTGTGCTGTCGACAAATTCCTTGAGTTGGTTGCACATGAATTGAGCTCCAAGTACCGTTAA